TGCATTACCGCTGGGAATTACCAGAAATGATACAAGGTTTTTTTATGTTCGTCGTTGGCTTGGCTATGATCCCTTTACTGGAAAGCTATTTAGGTATGCCATATGAAGCCGCTTTAGCTTTTACTTTTATTGCGGGTGTCGGCTATATTTTACCAGGCTTGCTTGGCGTACCACTCGTTCCTGGTTGGATAACGCCAGCCATTCCAGTGGTATTACTATATTTAAAAGGTTTTGAACCAGGCCCAGAGGCAATAAGAGCATTATTTGCGCTTCAAATTGAAGTCACTCTTATCTTTCTTATTTTAGGCGTTACTCGCCTAGGCTCCAAATTAGTTAGCGTTATTCCAAACTCTCTAAAGTGTGGCGTAATTATTGGTGCAGGTATGGCAGCTATGATGGGTGAATTAAAGATAGGTGGTCGTATTGATACAACCCCAATTTCATTAATTGTGGGCTCTATAATTTCAGCTTATATACTCTTCTCGTTATCTTTTAAAAATGTTATCAATGAAAATGCACTTGCTCGCAGAATTGCCAATTTCGGCATGGTACCTGGAATGATCATTGCCATGATAGTTGGCTGGCTTGTGGGTGAATATCCGTTACCTGAAATAGAATGGGGGATTACTAATCCTGACTTTACGTTGATGTGGCAGTACCTACCCTTTACGATTGGTTACCCAGAATGGGAAATATTTTTACTTGCTATCCCCACTGCAATAATTGCCTACGTTATCGCTTTTGGTGACATTCTTGTTGGCTTTACTTTAGTAAAACGTGTTGATCATCTTCGTGATGATGAAAAAATTGAAGAGAATGTTGACCGTGTTCACTTGGTTACAGCTATTCGAAATGCTTTACATGCGTTTTTTGCACCATGGCCTGGTTTGGC
The sequence above is a segment of the Colwellia sp. 20A7 genome. Coding sequences within it:
- a CDS encoding solute carrier family 23 protein → MQLIKRVHGEEQPYWPAGPFKIRLPFVHYRWELPEMIQGFFMFVVGLAMIPLLESYLGMPYEAALAFTFIAGVGYILPGLLGVPLVPGWITPAIPVVLLYLKGFEPGPEAIRALFALQIEVTLIFLILGVTRLGSKLVSVIPNSLKCGVIIGAGMAAMMGELKIGGRIDTTPISLIVGSIISAYILFSLSFKNVINENALARRIANFGMVPGMIIAMIVGWLVGEYPLPEIEWGITNPDFTLMWQYLPFTIGYPEWEIFLLAIPTAIIAYVIAFGDILVGFTLVKRVDHLRDDEKIEENVDRVHLVTAIRNALHAFFAPWPGLAGPVWTAAHATVAERYAMGRKSMESIYSGGGTFWISGLLALLALPLVTLFKPVLPIALSLTLVLTAYICIMVGMEQLKNSTERGVAGIVAVTLAMPDPKSTMYAVCIGIILYFLIERPKLMGKHNSKDNIIFSDETQQEVNKPNSNT